From the genome of Gracilinanus agilis isolate LMUSP501 chromosome 2, AgileGrace, whole genome shotgun sequence, one region includes:
- the UCN gene encoding urocortin, whose translation MRRPGRTALLAALLLILVQLCPGSCGWGTLEAVPPLDKGLDRSLRGSPRNRAGGASALLLLLTERFPRLAAGTGTLTAPLGDRPKPKRDEPSLSIDLTFHLLRTLLELARTQSQRERAEQNRLIFDSVGK comes from the coding sequence ATGAGGCGGCCAGGGCGCACGGCATTGTTGGCGGCACTGCTGCTCATCTTGGTCCAACTGTGCCCGGGCAGCTGCGGCTGGGGAACTCTGGAGGCTGTACCCCCCCTGGACAAGGGTCTGGATCGGAGTTTGCGGGGGAGCCCCAGGAACCGGGCCGGGGGAGCCAGTGCCCTGCTCCTCCTCCTGACCGAGCGTTTCCCTCGTCTGGCAGCTGGGACTGGTACCCTGACTGCGCCCCTGGGCGATCGGCCCAAGCCCAAACGGGAcgaaccttctctctccattgaCTTGACCTTCCACCTGCTGCGGACCCTGCTGGAGCTGGCACGGACGCAGAGTCAGCGGGAGCGCGCGGAGCAGAACCGGCTCATCTTCGATTCGGTGGGCAAATGA